From one Halothece sp. PCC 7418 genomic stretch:
- a CDS encoding sigma 54-interacting transcriptional regulator — MSVPKLVTWLQERTALTILPEKVLSAIAPFLQQRTTGANQTLVQAQTQPLGLYILESGKAESEETSKVSSSVSLLPGSIINLQSLILDQPTRETVITQSECRFWFIKSDKMRELIGQYPEIAQVFSQQLAEELASVSSQLSFEQERAYILRPYLVTKARRGIIGRSRYAVRLRQQIKQASENRESVIIFGEPGLGKDNAAALIHFGSSDRREPIIQVDCSTLQASGAELFGRANGKFGLLEALGKGTLILNNIQEIDPELLGAIAQLLKDHTYIPVPRINEPPPAPKTSQARIILISEKTIPELDGWVKRRIKVPPLRVRKSDIGDQVNYYISLVCRRKGLTKPKVTPEAIRRLQAYDFPNNLTELENLIRRAIVQLPAGQALTEEIVWPSQSKKKQLRLNLLNTFPRFRRFLRSPWWPDRLNYWFVLPAFTLVVAILFLGPQTRSENFALNLFWAWWWPGILIAFPFVGRLWCAVCPFMIYGELTQKISLWLFPRELKRWPRQSAERWGGWFLFGLFALILLWEELWNLEDTAYLSACLLLLITAGAIIFSLLFERRFWCRYLCPIGGMNGMFAKLSMTELRAQQGTCSAECTTYQCYKGGPEKGEGQETMGCPLYSHPAQLEDNRDCVLCMTCLKACPHRSVEVNLRPPGIELWTTHQPRPYEVALLFLLLDVVFLHRLPDIQAHLGLNWNLDNFWLHFAISVALLSLPALIPLFAQVTMGLLHQLKTFLDPKKIQLKPLPFVESAYGYLPLVLGANLAHYLDLGLGEGGRLIPVALATFGFNGEGFPIAVAHPAVINFLQGVALFVGSLLAVILTQKIQRSSLWSLLPQHLAILTLSVLFWQLIV, encoded by the coding sequence ATGAGTGTTCCCAAATTAGTGACTTGGTTGCAAGAACGAACGGCGTTAACCATATTACCCGAAAAGGTACTCAGCGCGATCGCGCCCTTTTTACAACAACGCACGACTGGCGCGAATCAAACCCTTGTTCAAGCCCAAACCCAACCGCTTGGACTCTATATTTTGGAATCAGGAAAAGCCGAGAGTGAAGAGACTTCAAAAGTTTCTTCTAGCGTGAGTTTGCTACCAGGTAGCATTATCAATCTGCAATCGTTAATTCTGGATCAACCTACCCGAGAAACCGTTATTACCCAAAGTGAATGTCGGTTTTGGTTTATTAAAAGCGATAAAATGCGAGAGTTGATTGGTCAATATCCAGAAATTGCTCAAGTGTTTTCGCAACAGTTAGCAGAAGAACTCGCTTCGGTTTCTTCACAACTCAGTTTTGAACAAGAAAGGGCTTACATTTTGCGTCCTTATCTGGTGACGAAAGCGCGACGAGGTATTATCGGGAGAAGTCGCTATGCGGTGCGGTTACGACAACAAATTAAACAAGCCTCAGAAAATCGAGAATCAGTAATTATTTTCGGGGAACCGGGCTTAGGGAAAGATAACGCTGCTGCGTTGATTCATTTTGGCTCTTCTGACCGTCGAGAACCGATTATTCAAGTTGATTGTAGTACCTTACAAGCAAGTGGGGCGGAGTTATTTGGACGGGCTAATGGAAAATTTGGCTTGCTGGAAGCCTTGGGAAAAGGAACGCTGATCTTAAATAATATTCAAGAAATTGATCCCGAATTGCTGGGCGCGATCGCGCAACTTCTCAAAGATCACACCTACATCCCCGTCCCTCGCATTAACGAACCACCACCCGCTCCCAAAACCTCCCAAGCTCGTATCATCTTAATTTCAGAAAAAACCATTCCCGAACTAGACGGTTGGGTAAAACGTCGGATCAAAGTTCCCCCGCTACGGGTGCGAAAAAGCGATATTGGCGACCAAGTGAACTATTACATCAGCTTGGTTTGTCGGCGAAAAGGGTTAACCAAACCGAAAGTCACCCCAGAAGCCATCCGTCGTTTACAAGCCTATGATTTCCCTAATAATTTAACAGAATTAGAAAATTTAATTCGTCGCGCGATCGTCCAACTCCCCGCAGGACAAGCCCTCACAGAAGAAATTGTTTGGCCCTCCCAAAGCAAGAAAAAACAACTGCGCCTCAATCTCCTTAATACCTTTCCTCGTTTCCGACGTTTCTTGAGGAGTCCGTGGTGGCCAGACCGATTGAATTATTGGTTTGTTCTCCCTGCATTTACCCTTGTGGTTGCAATTTTATTTCTCGGACCGCAAACCCGTTCCGAAAACTTTGCTCTTAACTTATTCTGGGCGTGGTGGTGGCCCGGAATCCTGATTGCATTTCCCTTTGTGGGACGACTTTGGTGCGCGGTTTGTCCCTTTATGATTTATGGGGAACTCACCCAGAAAATCTCTCTCTGGCTATTCCCGCGGGAACTTAAACGATGGCCCCGTCAGTCTGCTGAACGTTGGGGGGGATGGTTTTTATTTGGCTTATTTGCCTTAATTTTACTCTGGGAAGAACTGTGGAACTTAGAAGACACCGCCTATTTATCTGCTTGCTTACTCCTCCTCATCACCGCAGGTGCAATTATTTTTTCTCTGCTATTTGAACGCCGTTTTTGGTGTCGCTATTTATGTCCCATTGGGGGGATGAATGGAATGTTTGCCAAACTCTCCATGACCGAACTGCGAGCGCAACAAGGAACTTGTTCCGCAGAATGCACCACTTATCAATGTTATAAAGGGGGACCCGAAAAAGGAGAAGGACAAGAAACGATGGGCTGTCCCTTATATTCCCATCCTGCCCAACTCGAAGATAATCGGGATTGTGTCTTGTGTATGACCTGCCTTAAAGCCTGTCCCCATCGTTCCGTAGAAGTCAATTTACGTCCACCTGGAATTGAGTTATGGACGACTCACCAACCGCGCCCTTATGAAGTGGCTTTATTATTCTTGCTTTTAGATGTCGTCTTTCTCCATCGTCTCCCAGATATTCAAGCGCATCTCGGTTTGAACTGGAATTTAGACAATTTTTGGCTACATTTTGCCATTTCCGTTGCCCTTTTAAGTTTACCCGCTCTCATTCCCCTCTTCGCCCAAGTGACCATGGGACTTCTGCATCAACTGAAAACTTTTCTTGATCCCAAAAAAATACAACTAAAACCACTTCCTTTTGTGGAAAGTGCTTATGGTTATTTACCCCTAGTTTTAGGGGCGAATCTTGCTCACTATCTCGATTTAGGGTTAGGAGAAGGAGGACGACTGATTCCAGTGGCGTTAGCAACCTTTGGCTTCAACGGTGAAGGATTTCCCATTGCCGTTGCTCATCCTGCGGTGATTAATTTTTTACAAGGAGTCGCTTTATTTGTTGGCAGCTTATTAGCCGTGATTTTGACGCAAAAAATCCAGCGTAGTTCCTTATGGTCGCTTTTGCCCCAACATTTAGCCATCTTGACCTTGAGTGTCTTATTTTGGCAGTTGATTGTCTAG
- a CDS encoding 30S ribosomal protein S1, protein MVSQNTTSNRDIGFTHEDFAALLDEYDYHFNPGDIVPGVVFSVEPRGALIDIGAKTAAYIPIQEMSINRVEEPDEVLQPEETREFFILTDENEDGQLTLSIRRIEYMRAWERVRQLQAEDATVRSGVFATNRGGALVRIEGLRGFIPGSHISTRQPKEDLVAQDLPLKFLEVDEERNRLVLSHRRALVERKMSGLKVGEVVIGSVRGIKPYGAFIDIGGVSGLLHISEISHDHIDTPSSVFDINDELKVMIIDLDAERGRISLSTKQLEPIAGAMLNNRELVFEQADKMAQRFRRKLQYQTQGLASEEIEAKLNEEFGPIGKRPSETTEAETTEAETETTADSTEVTAEAETTEAETETTADSTEVTADNTETTVDGSVDPETEEEEIVSAANE, encoded by the coding sequence ATGGTCAGTCAGAACACAACATCGAATCGAGACATTGGTTTTACTCACGAGGATTTTGCTGCTCTCCTCGACGAATACGATTATCACTTTAACCCTGGTGATATTGTTCCTGGCGTTGTGTTTAGCGTCGAACCGCGAGGAGCATTGATCGACATTGGCGCGAAAACCGCAGCCTATATTCCAATTCAGGAAATGTCGATTAATCGTGTTGAAGAGCCGGACGAAGTTCTCCAACCGGAGGAAACAAGAGAATTTTTCATTCTGACTGACGAGAATGAAGACGGTCAATTAACGCTTTCTATCCGCCGTATCGAATATATGCGGGCTTGGGAGCGGGTTCGTCAACTGCAAGCAGAAGATGCAACCGTGCGCTCAGGAGTATTTGCCACAAACCGTGGTGGGGCATTAGTTCGTATTGAAGGACTGAGAGGATTTATTCCGGGTTCTCACATTAGCACTCGTCAGCCGAAAGAAGATTTAGTGGCGCAAGATTTACCGCTCAAATTCTTAGAAGTCGATGAAGAACGGAATCGTCTTGTGCTCAGCCATCGCCGTGCTTTAGTAGAACGGAAGATGAGTGGCTTGAAAGTGGGAGAAGTTGTCATTGGTTCGGTTCGCGGTATCAAACCTTATGGTGCGTTTATCGATATTGGTGGCGTGAGTGGTTTACTCCACATTTCCGAAATTTCCCACGATCATATTGATACCCCTAGCAGCGTCTTTGATATCAATGATGAATTAAAAGTAATGATTATTGATTTAGATGCAGAACGGGGACGGATTTCTCTCTCGACAAAACAGTTAGAACCCATTGCTGGCGCGATGCTCAATAACCGTGAGTTAGTCTTTGAGCAGGCGGATAAGATGGCGCAACGATTCCGTCGCAAACTGCAATATCAAACTCAAGGTTTAGCCAGTGAAGAAATTGAAGCTAAATTGAATGAAGAGTTTGGTCCGATTGGTAAGCGTCCCAGTGAAACTACAGAAGCGGAAACAACTGAAGCCGAAACTGAGACTACTGCAGATAGTACCGAAGTAACTGCAGAAGCGGAAACAACTGAAGCCGAAACTGAGACTACTGCAGATAGTACCGAAGTAACTGCAGACAATACTGAGACTACTGTAGATGGTTCTGTAGATCCTGAAACCGAAGAGGAAGAAATTGTATCTGCTGCAAACGAATAA
- the psbB gene encoding photosystem II chlorophyll-binding protein CP47 — MGLPWYRVHTVVLNDPGRLISVHLMHTALVAGWAGSMALFELATFDPSDPVLNPMWRQGMFVLPFMTRLGVTESWGGWSVTGGTAVDPGFWSFEGVAIAHIVLSGLLFLAACWHWVYWDLDLFYDPRTGEPALDLPKMFGIHLFLSGLLCFGFGAFHLTGLFGPGMWVSDPYGITGHVQPVAPEWGPEGFNPFNAGGVVAHHIAAGIVGIIAGIFHLAVRPPQRLYRALRMGNIETVLSSSIAAVFFAAFVVAGTMWYGSATTPIELFGPTRYQWDQGYFQEEIDRRVNNYMAEGYSRSEAWSQIPEKLAFYDYVGNNPSKGGLFRVGPMNQGDGLAQAWLGHPVFKDAEGRELTVRRLPNFFETFPVVLEDENGVVRADIPFRRAESKYSIEQMGVTVSFFGGALDGETFENPAQVKKYARKAQLGEVFDFDRATLGSDGVFRTSPRGWFTFGHAVFALLFFFGHIWHGSRTLYRDVFAGVEADMEEQVEWGAFQKVGDKSTRNV; from the coding sequence ATGGGACTACCTTGGTATCGAGTTCATACGGTTGTTTTAAATGATCCAGGACGGCTCATTTCCGTCCATTTAATGCACACCGCATTAGTTGCAGGTTGGGCAGGATCCATGGCGTTGTTTGAGTTAGCAACGTTTGATCCCAGTGATCCTGTATTAAATCCCATGTGGCGACAAGGGATGTTTGTTCTCCCCTTTATGACCCGTTTGGGCGTTACTGAATCTTGGGGCGGTTGGAGTGTCACTGGTGGAACAGCAGTTGACCCTGGCTTCTGGTCTTTTGAAGGGGTCGCGATCGCGCACATTGTCCTCTCAGGATTACTCTTCTTAGCAGCGTGCTGGCACTGGGTTTATTGGGACTTAGACCTGTTCTATGACCCTCGTACTGGCGAACCTGCTCTTGACCTCCCCAAAATGTTTGGGATTCACTTATTCTTATCCGGACTCCTTTGCTTCGGGTTTGGCGCGTTTCACCTCACAGGATTATTTGGTCCTGGAATGTGGGTGTCTGACCCCTACGGAATAACGGGTCACGTGCAACCAGTCGCACCAGAATGGGGACCAGAAGGCTTTAACCCCTTTAATGCTGGCGGTGTCGTTGCTCACCACATTGCTGCGGGAATTGTGGGGATTATCGCTGGTATTTTCCACTTGGCGGTGCGTCCCCCACAACGGCTCTATCGTGCACTGCGGATGGGTAACATTGAAACGGTTCTCTCCAGCAGTATTGCTGCGGTCTTCTTTGCTGCTTTTGTCGTTGCGGGAACCATGTGGTATGGTAGCGCGACTACGCCAATTGAATTATTCGGTCCGACCCGTTATCAGTGGGACCAAGGCTATTTCCAAGAAGAAATTGATCGTCGGGTCAATAACTACATGGCAGAAGGCTATAGCCGTTCTGAGGCTTGGTCACAAATTCCAGAAAAACTTGCCTTCTATGACTATGTTGGCAATAATCCCTCCAAAGGAGGTTTATTCCGGGTGGGTCCGATGAACCAAGGAGATGGTTTAGCGCAAGCCTGGTTAGGACACCCAGTCTTTAAAGATGCAGAAGGTCGTGAACTGACGGTTCGTCGTCTCCCTAACTTCTTTGAGACCTTCCCCGTTGTTCTCGAAGATGAAAACGGTGTTGTGCGTGCGGATATTCCCTTCCGTCGTGCAGAATCCAAATACAGTATTGAACAAATGGGTGTAACGGTGAGCTTCTTTGGTGGTGCTCTTGATGGCGAAACCTTTGAAAATCCAGCCCAAGTGAAAAAATACGCTCGGAAAGCCCAACTCGGTGAGGTCTTTGACTTTGACCGTGCAACTCTTGGCTCTGACGGGGTATTCCGAACCAGTCCTCGCGGTTGGTTTACATTCGGTCATGCGGTGTTTGCACTGCTGTTCTTCTTTGGTCACATTTGGCATGGTTCGCGGACGCTGTATCGCGACGTTTTTGCTGGTGTAGAAGCCGATATGGAAGAACAAGTGGAATGGGGTGCGTTCCAGAAAGTGGGTGACAAATCTACTCGGAATGTTTAA
- a CDS encoding photosystem II reaction center protein T codes for MEAVAYILILACAIGVLFFAIAFREPPRINK; via the coding sequence ATGGAAGCTGTTGCATATATCCTTATATTGGCTTGCGCGATCGGGGTTTTATTCTTCGCGATCGCGTTCCGTGAGCCTCCCCGCATTAATAAATAA